In Leptolyngbya sp. CCY15150, the genomic window TTACCTATGGCTAAGCGATCGCTCAAGGCTTCACCTGCTGGTATTCAGCAGTCCAAACGCGCATTTGCGCTCAAAGGGTGGACTCAAGACAATTTGGCTGCAGAGGTGAATCTCAAAACCCGGCAGCCGATCTGGCGATTTTTTACCGGGCAGCCGGTGGATCGGCAGGTGTTTATGGATGTTTGCCAGGTTTTAGACCTCAACTGGCGCGAGATTGCCGCCGACCCGCCCGCCGACTTTTTAGATCCGGAAGACATACTAGACCCGCAGCTGCCGACAGTGGATGACCTAGTGACGGAGGTGCGATCGCAGAATTACGACACCATTCAGCACCAGTGTGGTGTTTTGCAACTGCTCGACATCAGGCACCCCGTCAACATTGACGACATCTATGTCGATGTCAATATTCTCGAAGCCGTTGCCAACCAGCAGTGTCTTGAGATTGATGCCCTCAACAATCTAGACCCTGCCAACTTTAACCGGATGGGGCTGGGGATCATTGATCAGCCTCAGATCCCTGGCGTGGAAGCGGTAGAAACCTACGGCAAGCTGCGGGTGCTGGGCAAGCCAGGAATTGGCAAAACCACCTTTTTACAGCACCTAGCCGTGCAGTGCAACCAGGGCGAGTTTGCCGCCGATCACGCACCCATCTTTATCGCCCTGCGGGAGTTTGCCGAAACATCCAAACGCCGGGGCGACTTTAGCCTGTTCAACTACATTCACCAAGCCCTTCGGCTCAACGATCCCGCCCAGCTCGAAACCCTGCTCACCGAGGGGCGGGTCTTGATGCTCATGGACGGCATGGATGAGGTGCTGAATCAGGACATCAACGCCGTGATTCGAGAAATTCGCACCTTTTCAGGCAAATACCACCGCAATCGGTACGTGGCATCGTGTCGCACGGCGGCCAAAAAGCTGACCCTGCACGGCTTTACCGATGTAGAGATTGCCTCCTTTAGCGAAGCGCAGATTACCACCTTTGTTCAAAAGTGGTTTGTGGCCTTGGGCCGAACTGCCACCTCCCAGGGACAGGAAAAGGCAGCGGAGTTTGTCGAGAAATTGGATTTGCCCGAAAACTGGCAGTTTCGCCAACTGGTGGTGACGCCCCTGTTTTTGCACCTGGCCTGCTGGGTGTTTCAGGGGGAAGGGAAGTTCCCCACCAAACGCACGGCGTTTTATAAACAGGGCCTCGACCTGCTGCTGGGCAAGTGGGATGAGACCAAGGGTGTAGAGCGAGACGACGCCTATCGAGGCTTTTTGCTGCCCCAAAAGATGAAACTGCTGAGCCAGTTGGCCGCTGTCACCTTTGAACAGGGACAGTACTTTTTTGAGCAACGCACCATCGAGCAGTACATTGAAGACTACCTGCAAAATTTGCCCGGTGCTACCCAAGAAATCGAAGAACTCCAGCTTGAAAGCGAAGCTATGTTGAAGGCGATCGAGGCCCAGCACGGGCTGCTGATTGAGCGGGCGCGGGGCATTTTTTCCTTCTCGTATCTAGCGTTTCAGGAATATCTGACGGCGCGCAAAATCGTCGCCACCCACAACCTGCGAGCGCTGGAGCAGGCCCTAGGCGGCCTGGTCAGCCACATTACCGATCCCCACTGGCATGAGGTATTTTTGCTGACTGCGGCCATGCTGCGCAGCGCCGACTCTTTGGTGCAACTGATGAAGCAGGAGATCGATGCCCTAGTGGCCCAAGATCCTCACCTGCAAGATTTCTTGATGTGGGCCAGTCAAAAGTCCCAGACGATTCCTCCCGAGCCCAAGCTGGCAACCACCCGCGCCTTTTACCTGGCCCTGGCCCAAAGCCCCCACACCGCCGACCAGTTTGCCCTAGCCAGTACCCTCGATCAGGGTATTTTTCTAGATGCTGCCCTGGAAAAACTGCTGGTGGAATTTGCCGTTGACCACAGCCAAGATTTTGCCTACGTGCACGCCTGTAGTGAGGCGCTTAGCAATATTTTGGTCATGGTGCTCGATGCTGGGTTTTACAAGTCGATTCAGCAGCTCAAGGAGCAGTTGCC contains:
- a CDS encoding NACHT domain-containing NTPase — its product is MAKRSLKASPAGIQQSKRAFALKGWTQDNLAAEVNLKTRQPIWRFFTGQPVDRQVFMDVCQVLDLNWREIAADPPADFLDPEDILDPQLPTVDDLVTEVRSQNYDTIQHQCGVLQLLDIRHPVNIDDIYVDVNILEAVANQQCLEIDALNNLDPANFNRMGLGIIDQPQIPGVEAVETYGKLRVLGKPGIGKTTFLQHLAVQCNQGEFAADHAPIFIALREFAETSKRRGDFSLFNYIHQALRLNDPAQLETLLTEGRVLMLMDGMDEVLNQDINAVIREIRTFSGKYHRNRYVASCRTAAKKLTLHGFTDVEIASFSEAQITTFVQKWFVALGRTATSQGQEKAAEFVEKLDLPENWQFRQLVVTPLFLHLACWVFQGEGKFPTKRTAFYKQGLDLLLGKWDETKGVERDDAYRGFLLPQKMKLLSQLAAVTFEQGQYFFEQRTIEQYIEDYLQNLPGATQEIEELQLESEAMLKAIEAQHGLLIERARGIFSFSYLAFQEYLTARKIVATHNLRALEQALGGLVSHITDPHWHEVFLLTAAMLRSADSLVQLMKQEIDALVAQDPHLQDFLMWASQKSQTIPPEPKLATTRAFYLALAQSPHTADQFALASTLDQGIFLDAALEKLLVEFAVDHSQDFAYVHACSEALSNILVMVLDAGFYKSIQQLKEQLPASHQSQERLQTWWQENYPAWVEQIKGSVTEYRNIHHPWQFSPEQDQVLKRYYDANQLLVDCLNSNCEVTESIRQEIEATLLLPQKELEEREWQGN